TCTACCATAGATCCTTCGTTTTCTACCGTGCGTTTAAGCTTGCTTGATCGTGGTTTTATTTATGCCATAGCACATATAAGAGGCGGGGAGTATTTAGGCCGTGAGTGGTATGAAAATGGTAAGTTACTTACTAAAATGAACACATTTACCGATTATATTGATTGTTCTAAGTATTTAATAGAGCAAAATTACACCTCAAATAAACACCTTTATGCTTATGGAGGTTCAGCTGGCGGATTGCTTATGGGAGCTGTTATTAATATGAATCCTGAATTATATCATGGTGTATTAGCAGCAGTGCCTTTTGTAGATGTTGTTACAACCATGCTCGATGATACCATACCTTTAACAACAGGAGAGTATGACGAATGGGGTAATCCAAACGAGGCAGAATATTATCATTATATGAAGTCCTATTCACCTTATGATAATGTAAAAGCTCAAGAATATCCTAATATGTTAGTTACAACAGGTCTCCATGATTCTCAAGTACAATATTGGGAGCCTGCTAAATGGGTAGCAAAATTAAGAAAGGAGAAAACAGATTCCAATAAATTATTACTTCATACCGACATGGATTCTGGTCATGGAGGGGCTTCAGGACGCTTTGAAAGTTTAAAAGAAATTGCTCTTGAATATGCGTTTTTATTAGATTTAGAAGGAATTCGTGGTAAGTAAAAAAAAAAGTTTTACTTTTGTACGGTTTTAAGCTGTTTTGCTTCATAAAGTAAGCAGTTTCTAAAAAACATTTATGGAACAAAGAAATCAGGTTTATAGCAACGTATTGGATTTGGTGGGAAACACACCTCTTATCAAACTTAATCGAATAACTTCTGAATTTAAAGGAGATTTTTACGCGAAAGTTGAATCCTTTAATCCAGGACAATCTTCTAAAGATAGAATAGCACTTTACATTATTGAGCAAGCAGAAAAAAAAGGCATTCTTACACCAGGTGATACCATAATCGAAACAACTTCTGGCAATACTGGATTTAGTATCGCTATGGTTAGTATTATTAAAGGATACGATTGTGTACTTGCTGTGAGCTCAAAGTCATCGCCAGATAAAATCGACATGCTTAAAACGATGGGGGCAAAGGTTTATGTGTGCCCTGCGCATGTTAGTGCCGATGATCCGCGTTCTTATTATGAAGTCGCCAAAAGATTACATAGCGAAATGAAAGGTTCTGTGTATATCAATCAGTATTTTAATCAGTTAAATATCGATGCACATTATCATTCAACAGGTCCAGAAATTTGGAACCAGACAGAAGGTGAAATTACGCATCTTGTAGCATGTAGCGGAACAGGAGGGACCATTTCAGGAACAGCTAAGTATTTAAAGGAACAAAATCCAAATATAAAAGTAATAGGAGTAGATGCTTTTGGGTCTGTGATTAAAAAATATCATGAAACCAGAGAGTTTGACGAAAAAGAAATCTATCCATATCGTATTGAAGGTTTAGGCAAGAATTTAATACCTGGTGCCACAGATTTTGATGTGATTGATAAATTTGTAAAAGTTACTGATGAAGAAAGTGCAC
This genomic interval from Tamlana carrageenivorans contains the following:
- a CDS encoding PLP-dependent cysteine synthase family protein; the protein is MEQRNQVYSNVLDLVGNTPLIKLNRITSEFKGDFYAKVESFNPGQSSKDRIALYIIEQAEKKGILTPGDTIIETTSGNTGFSIAMVSIIKGYDCVLAVSSKSSPDKIDMLKTMGAKVYVCPAHVSADDPRSYYEVAKRLHSEMKGSVYINQYFNQLNIDAHYHSTGPEIWNQTEGEITHLVACSGTGGTISGTAKYLKEQNPNIKVIGVDAFGSVIKKYHETREFDEKEIYPYRIEGLGKNLIPGATDFDVIDKFVKVTDEESAHTARELARTEGMLVGYTSGAAMQAIKQLEEDGEFSENDKVVIIFPDHGARYMSKVYSDKWMSDQGFFDSINEVAENIQYIK